Proteins from a single region of Crassaminicella profunda:
- a CDS encoding YggT family protein yields the protein MWMIQQSVDYFFRVLDFLIIARILMSWFNPDPSSTIPKLIYQLTEPILAPFRNLMFRFGLGRGMIDFSPIIAVIFLGFIRNLIIGLL from the coding sequence ATGTGGATGATACAACAATCCGTAGATTATTTTTTTAGAGTATTAGATTTTTTAATTATTGCAAGGATTCTTATGTCTTGGTTTAACCCAGACCCCAGTTCAACCATTCCAAAACTAATTTATCAACTAACAGAACCAATACTTGCTCCCTTTAGAAATCTAATGTTTAGATTTGGATTAGGAAGAGGCATGATTGATTTTTCACCTATTATAGCTGTAATATTCTTGGGTTTTATTAGGAATTTAATTATAGGATTACTTTAG
- a CDS encoding cell division protein SepF produces MSGKFVDKVKYFMGLDDYEEEDDELVETSVEYDNPITPIQSKKNKVVNIHTTTQMKVVVYEPVEFEEVPKIVDNLKNRKPVIMNLEKLEPELAKKIFDFANGAVYALDGSIQKVSKGIFILAPSNVDIAGNINEELKNTALFPWNK; encoded by the coding sequence ATGTCAGGAAAATTTGTAGATAAAGTAAAATATTTTATGGGCTTAGATGATTATGAAGAAGAGGATGATGAATTAGTCGAGACATCTGTTGAATATGATAATCCTATTACACCTATACAGAGTAAAAAGAATAAGGTTGTAAATATACATACGACAACACAGATGAAAGTTGTTGTTTATGAACCTGTAGAGTTTGAAGAAGTACCTAAAATTGTTGACAATCTTAAAAATCGAAAGCCTGTTATTATGAATTTAGAAAAGCTAGAACCAGAACTAGCAAAAAAAATATTTGATTTTGCCAATGGGGCTGTATATGCTTTAGATGGAAGTATTCAAAAGGTTTCAAAGGGAATATTTATTTTAGCTCCTAGCAATGTTGATATAGCAGGAAATATCAATGAGGAATTAAAAAATACAGCTTTATTTCCTTGGAATAAGTAA
- a CDS encoding YggS family pyridoxal phosphate-dependent enzyme yields MCYIEKNIKDLREEIHEICSKIGRNPEEIQLIAVTKTVDHERINEAIHTGVEDIGENKVQEIMEKYNVVSSVNWHMIGHLQTNKVKYIIDKVKLIHSVDRISLAEEINKRAKQHNKIMDVLVQVNVANEETKFGLANSEVFDFFEKIQPLEHIRVKGLMTIAPYEENPEDVRKYFKMLKEIFEEIKTKGFQRVEMRYLSMGMTNDFKIAIEEGANMVRVGTGIFGRRNYNK; encoded by the coding sequence ATGTGTTATATTGAAAAAAACATAAAAGATTTAAGAGAAGAAATTCATGAAATATGTAGTAAAATTGGAAGGAATCCTGAAGAAATTCAATTAATCGCTGTTACTAAAACCGTAGATCACGAAAGGATTAATGAAGCCATTCATACAGGCGTTGAAGATATAGGAGAAAACAAGGTTCAAGAAATAATGGAAAAGTATAATGTAGTATCTAGTGTGAATTGGCATATGATCGGACATTTGCAGACAAATAAAGTAAAATATATTATTGATAAAGTAAAATTAATTCATTCTGTAGATAGAATAAGTTTAGCGGAGGAAATAAATAAGCGTGCAAAACAACATAATAAAATTATGGATGTATTGGTTCAGGTAAATGTTGCTAATGAGGAAACTAAGTTTGGATTAGCTAATAGTGAAGTATTTGATTTCTTTGAAAAAATACAACCATTAGAGCATATTAGGGTTAAGGGGTTAATGACCATTGCTCCATATGAAGAAAATCCTGAGGATGTTCGAAAATATTTTAAGATGCTTAAAGAAATATTTGAAGAAATCAAAACAAAAGGATTTCAAAGGGTAGAAATGAGATATTTATCAATGGGCATGACAAATGATTTTAAAATAGCAATTGAAGAAGGTGCTAATATGGTACGAGTAGGTACAGGAATATTTGGAAGAAGAAATTATAATAAGTAA
- a CDS encoding HlyD family efflux transporter periplasmic adaptor subunit produces MTKKNRNKRKRKRRLRHFFFGIILFYLIIKFMPMVVSFSNETSVAEYGNIQVTDQLNCYIIRNEKLIESNFEGNIQYFVQEGEKVEKEYKVAEIYKVDIDDTTRKKLEVVNQRIESIKDNENSLFQSDVKKIDEAINKIVSDIKEYKEKGNLLRIEQLKKELNNKLEKKRIITGDKSFAGKNLETLELEQESLQEKINNAICWIKSPASGIISYNIDGYEAILTPRNMATIELENLKSIHSQVTDLRAEKAIKNQPLFKIVDNNVWYMVTWIDKERLENYKVGRRVTFKFPQREVRGKVYQIIENTKNNMVIFQVNQYVENFYSMRNIDLDVIPVNYEGLKLYKDSIVEIDGKKGVFLLDVNRYARFKPIKIIGYNDEYAIIQSNVFYNKDGERISTVKLYDEVVRNASKVKEGQMIY; encoded by the coding sequence GTGACCAAAAAAAATCGCAATAAACGAAAAAGGAAAAGAAGACTACGGCATTTCTTTTTTGGAATTATATTATTTTATTTAATTATAAAATTTATGCCTATGGTTGTGTCGTTTTCTAATGAGACAAGTGTTGCCGAATATGGAAATATTCAAGTTACTGATCAATTAAATTGTTATATTATTAGAAATGAAAAATTGATTGAAAGTAATTTTGAAGGCAATATACAATACTTTGTTCAAGAAGGGGAAAAAGTTGAAAAAGAGTATAAGGTAGCTGAAATATATAAGGTTGATATTGATGATACCACTAGGAAGAAATTAGAAGTAGTTAACCAGAGAATTGAGAGTATCAAAGATAATGAAAATAGTCTATTCCAAAGTGATGTGAAGAAAATTGATGAAGCCATCAATAAAATAGTAAGTGATATAAAAGAATATAAAGAAAAAGGAAATCTCTTAAGAATTGAACAATTGAAAAAAGAGTTAAATAATAAATTAGAAAAAAAGAGGATTATTACAGGGGATAAAAGCTTTGCAGGAAAAAATTTAGAAACTTTAGAGTTAGAGCAAGAAAGTTTACAAGAGAAAATAAATAATGCAATTTGCTGGATAAAAAGCCCTGCATCTGGTATTATCAGTTATAATATTGATGGATATGAGGCTATTTTAACACCTAGAAATATGGCTACAATTGAATTGGAAAATTTGAAAAGCATTCATAGTCAAGTAACAGATTTAAGAGCTGAGAAAGCTATTAAGAATCAACCCTTGTTTAAAATTGTTGATAATAATGTATGGTATATGGTTACTTGGATAGACAAGGAAAGACTAGAGAATTATAAAGTAGGAAGAAGGGTGACTTTTAAATTTCCACAAAGAGAAGTAAGAGGAAAAGTATATCAAATTATAGAAAATACAAAGAATAATATGGTGATCTTTCAGGTTAATCAATATGTAGAGAATTTTTATAGCATGAGAAATATTGATTTAGATGTTATTCCAGTAAACTATGAAGGGTTAAAATTATATAAGGATAGCATAGTGGAAATAGATGGAAAAAAAGGAGTGTTTCTCCTAGATGTAAATAGATATGCACGATTTAAGCCTATTAAAATTATAGGGTATAATGATGAATATGCAATTATTCAAAGTAATGTTTTTTATAATAAGGATGGAGAAAGAATAAGTACTGTAAAATTATATGATGAAGTTGTTAGAAATGCTTCAAAAGTTAAAGAAGGACAAATGATATATTAA